In Hoeflea ulvae, one genomic interval encodes:
- a CDS encoding PaaI family thioesterase, which translates to MDERPDQNFRGRVTDSFARQKVMGSIGAALTSVEYGVVEIEMPFRADLTQQHGFLHAGILSTALDSACGYAALSVMPEDAAVLTIEFKINLLSPGRGDHFLFRGEVTKPGNTIIVSDGRAYAISDGPAKLIASMTGTMMVVRGREGIDG; encoded by the coding sequence ATGGATGAGAGACCCGATCAGAATTTCCGTGGACGCGTGACCGACAGTTTCGCCCGCCAGAAGGTCATGGGCAGCATCGGGGCAGCCCTCACCAGCGTCGAATATGGCGTGGTCGAGATCGAGATGCCGTTCCGTGCCGACCTGACCCAGCAGCATGGCTTTCTGCATGCAGGCATCCTGTCGACCGCGCTCGATTCGGCCTGCGGCTATGCCGCCCTGTCGGTGATGCCCGAAGATGCGGCGGTGCTGACCATCGAATTCAAGATCAATCTTCTGTCGCCCGGCCGCGGCGATCATTTCCTGTTTCGCGGCGAGGTCACCAAGCCCGGCAACACCATCATTGTCAGCGATGGCCGCGCCTATGCCATTTCCGATGGCCCGGCCAAGCTGATTGCATCGATGACTGGCACCATGATGGTGGTGCGCGGCCGTGAAGGGATTGACGGATGA
- a CDS encoding 5'-methylthioadenosine/S-adenosylhomocysteine nucleosidase (Enables the cleavage of the glycosidic bond in both 5'-methylthioadenosine and S-adenosylhomocysteine) translates to MSGTLKSVGDRRVLYVMAAEPEYGPHLKSRFAPLITGIGPVEAASVLAANLATSGPNRPDCIVSLGSAGSRLLEQTHVYQVSSVSYRDMDASPLGFEKGRTPLLDLPAKLPMPVIAEGVPSASLSTGANIVSGEAYDLIDADMVDMETFAVLRAASLFSVPVIGLRGISDGKAELNHLDDWTEYLHVIDEKLAEAVDLVEAAIASGAALA, encoded by the coding sequence ATGAGCGGAACACTCAAGAGCGTCGGTGACCGGCGGGTGCTCTATGTGATGGCGGCCGAGCCGGAATATGGCCCGCATCTGAAATCGCGGTTTGCCCCCTTGATCACCGGCATTGGCCCGGTGGAGGCAGCCAGTGTGCTGGCGGCTAATCTGGCGACATCAGGGCCAAACCGTCCCGACTGCATCGTCTCGCTCGGATCAGCAGGCTCACGGCTGCTCGAACAGACCCATGTCTATCAGGTTTCCTCTGTCAGCTACCGCGACATGGACGCAAGCCCGCTCGGATTCGAAAAAGGCCGGACGCCGCTTCTCGACCTGCCCGCCAAGCTGCCGATGCCGGTGATAGCTGAAGGCGTTCCCTCGGCAAGCCTATCGACCGGCGCCAACATCGTCTCCGGCGAGGCCTATGATCTGATCGATGCCGACATGGTCGACATGGAAACCTTCGCCGTGCTGCGCGCCGCCAGCCTGTTTTCCGTGCCCGTCATAGGCCTGCGCGGCATTTCCGATGGCAAGGCCGAGCTCAACCATCTTGATGATTGGACCGAATATTTGCATGTGATCGATGAAAAACTCGCCGAAGCGGTGGATCTGGTCGAAGCGGCGATTGCATCCGGCGCGGCTTTGGCTTAA